The genomic region gcaaccaagtagagaggccgcgctttcggtcttcggttcgagTGACTGTTCATGGGCGGTACGAGGGATCATTCATCGACAGTTCGAgagactccaagtacgatctacatcgACACGTTCTTCTTCCGCTACAACTCGGTGACGGTACAATCGTGATctcaacccgttatgcatcttcatattgatcttgggtaaTCATAGGTGCGGGGTTTTTTTTTCTAGTATGTTTCCCAACACATAACGGTTGGAGTGTTGGTGTAGAATCCATGGTGATGTCTATGGGGTGCTCTGCGTCAGGCAGAACATTTTGTCTGAAATATATGTCACCTTTACTTTTGGAACATTATTTGCAACTCTTGTTGCTTTCCTTTGGCTTTCTTTACCAGTTACCAAAACCATTATTGAAAAGAGTAATCAGCAATACCTACAAGTTGGTCCTATCCTCCAGAGGGCTATGTGGAGGCTAACGTGATGCGACGTTTTGTGCAGGTACCAGAAAAGCGGAGGGGCAAAACTTCCACCTTGTGCTTGTGCCGAAGAGCTGAAGCATGAGATTGTGTCCTTGGCCTAAGCGACGCGCTACATTTGGTCCACGAGCATATCATCTTAGATGATTGTTCGACGATTCTGCCATTGTGATTACCTTACATGAGATTGCCTGCAAATATGAACCCTCTTTCTGCTTGGAGAGAACCTTACATGAGATGCTAGACATGTTGAGGAGAAAGCCAAATATTCATAGCCACAAGATTGGTAAAGATAGCAACAGAGTTGCACTCGAGATGGCTAAGTTGTATAAGATCAAAGATAGCGGTATCCTATTCAGATCCCCATTCACTCATGATCTGGCACAGTTACTGCAAATGCATTGTAATGCTGCTTAATATCATGAAATGATAATCATCTACAATATCATGAAATCACATCCTGACTATTTTGCCCTTTATTTTAAGGTGCAAAGTTAGGCACGAGGCAAACTGATTTTGTAGTCACATGTTTGTGTAGGCACGAGGCAAACACAAGTGATCCAGCGCAAGCTAAATAAATGTCCACAGGCTAACAAATGGTATACTGATTTTTCCTTTCATCATTTCAGCCAGTTTACAAAATACATCAGCATAAACGATAGATACATCAGTACCACACATGTACAACAATGTTGATCGAACTCTACAAATTAAGAACTGCCTAATGAAGGTAGGCAGACACATCAAAAAAAACGCCGATCAATTTGTGGTGCAAATGGTGTCCTCGCTGAGGTTTGCACTCATGCCTCAGCAAAATCATAGAATTGTCGCATAAGTTTCTTGTTTCATTTTCATCAGATTACCCTCGATGTCCTTTAATACAGGTCTATATCTGCACAAGAGATGAAACAGTTTGATTTTACCAACACAAAATGGGGTCGACTAAGGAAAATATAAGAAAATGGTAGCAGACTTACAAGCGTGTCAGGTTATTCTGTGCTTGGACTGCCTTTCTAAGCTGAGCTGAAAGTTTCATTATCTCTGCCGATAATCCCTCAGATCTGCTCTGTTCTTTCACAAGTTCATCCTACATGTGGCAGGAAGCTACTGTAAATTGAGGACATGATATTAACTGGATTTGACCACAAGTTGGTCATCACCCAAACAACAAAAAACGTTTTCACCAGTTTCAGTTATTAACCTTTAGAGAAAGATTCTCTGTGACCAGTTCTGGTGGGATGCTGGTCTCACTTTGGCCATCTAGCTGGACActagtattgtttgttttcaacAGGTTAGCTTGCTCAATTCTTAGCTTCTCTAAGTGGAGACGAAGCTCTTCATTTTGCTTCAGACAATCTTTAACCTGCAAGTTTAGATGAAGTCAGTAGGCAAGATGCAGATTTCGTAACAAAGATTTTTAGCATACTCCATGCACAAACTGAATACGAACAGCACACCTGGTTCTCCCATTGCATCGTAACAGACATAGCTTCTTGATATGAAGTTGACAAGACCGAGTTCTCCTCAAACAGATTCTCTATTTCTAATGACTGGGAATCAATCTGTTGAACACATAAAGAAATTAGTCACCGTTTAGGAAACTTACTTTAGCAAAAATAAAAGGAAGGCAAAGCCAAACACCTCCATCAGCAGCTTTTGGCGGCTGCCCTCTAACCTCTCAACCATCAAAGCCATATCATGCAACTGGTTTTCAAGTTTTTCCCTATCTTGCTGCCATAACGAAAAAAGCGATCAGTACAGATTGTTTTAAGAGCTGAGTTCAGCTACAAGAGTACTATGAACCTACAATACTACATGTGCGTGTGACTATTCTAGTCACCACTGCAATTTTTGACTTTTAACTATGCCTTCAGAACTAAAGGTGCTCAATCACCAGGTACCACATGATCTGATACCAGCCATACATACCTCCAAAGCTCTTGATCAATCTGGGCATAACTGTATGGTCTTACTGTGAATGGCCATAGCACCATGCCTAAACATGTGCCTATGCAGTCTAATGGTCTATACTGTAAGAAGCTTACTTTCTGATGAAATTAACGAACATAAAGTTTGTTAGATGTGTTACCATTGAAAATGCCTTGCGTGCAGCAAATTCAGAAGCCTCTTCTGCATGGAAGGGAAAACTTATTTCAGCAAGTAGGTGCATAATTTTGCAACATGGTAGTAAGTACCTTAGCATGTAACTATATGTCTATATATCAAAAAATATGGAATGTTTCAACACTAAATGACTACAAAACCATAAAGCATGGCAGAAAACACCTACAGCAACATCTGGAGAATAGAATTACATGTTTGCTTAAATTTTTCTACTTCCTCAGTTAGAGATGATATAATACCCACGAAATAATTTTCATCCACACCTGAAGATTTCTTTGTTAATGCAGCAATTTTCTCTTCCATCTCTCGCTTTTCAGCTGCAAGAGAAGTGGTACGGGATTGTTCTTCAGCTAGCCTTTGCTGATCTTGCTGCCTCAGTAGGGTCTCTTCAGCTAGTTTTTGCTGCTCCTGTTGCCTTAGCAGTGACTCTTGCTGTGTTTGCCATTTTTTTTAGATATCAAAGATTTTTTAGATAGACCATACGAGAATGGAAGCAAGTACAGCGCTAAAGTGGAAGGCATAAACAACCTACCTTTAGCTGAGCTTGTAAATCCTGTATCTCCTTTTCCATGGCAAGAGTTTGCTCACTTGATGTTCCCACTGCATATCCACTGTAAGAGTTGCTCATTACTTGCTGCTGCAGGGTATTGAGCTGCGCTCTCAAGGATGCAGAGTCTTCTTCTGCCTGTTGAGTTGCAACATGAGCATGCTGACTGTAATGCTAAGAAGGCACAAACTTTAGACATACCCTGTACTGCTCCTCTTCTGCCTCTCTCAACCGCTTCTTCATGCTCCTTAGTTGCGCTAGAGCATCCTCCTAATTATCATACCAGGAAGAAATGATGAGGCATGCATGCACAGTTAGCAGAATATTGCACAAATATTCCTACAAAACAAGTGTTGAATACCTTAGCGACAACTGCAGCGTCTTTCTCCAATGAAATGTCATTTAGAGCCT from Triticum aestivum cultivar Chinese Spring chromosome 4A, IWGSC CS RefSeq v2.1, whole genome shotgun sequence harbors:
- the LOC123085403 gene encoding flagellar attachment zone protein 1 isoform X1, with the protein product MSPSLTSPRHELRLVASSCLPFPHLSNRGNCRTGGAPGSSVPKSAESSRAPAPADPLLAAMESQHASRGRRTLEEIRQKRAAERMQQQTPAATASHGDPHGNQRAAAELLARVQQLENGNLELERENQMLMSKFAEKEVEKDSLVNRLNDLEKNVVPSLKKALNDISLEKDAAVVAKEDALAQLRSMKKRLREAEEEQYRAEEDSASLRAQLNTLQQQVMSNSYSGYAVGTSSEQTLAMEKEIQDLQAQLKQESLLRQQEQQKLAEETLLRQQDQQRLAEEQSRTTSLAAEKREMEEKIAALTKKSSEEASEFAARKAFSMQDREKLENQLHDMALMVERLEGSRQKLLMEIDSQSLEIENLFEENSVLSTSYQEAMSVTMQWENQVKDCLKQNEELRLHLEKLRIEQANLLKTNNTSVQLDGQSETSIPPELVTENLSLKDELVKEQSRSEGLSAEIMKLSAQLRKAVQAQNNLTRLYRPVLKDIEGNLMKMKQETYATIL
- the LOC123085403 gene encoding flagellar attachment zone protein 1 isoform X2, giving the protein MSPSLTSPRHELRLVASSCLPFPHLSNRGNCRTGGAPGSSVPKSAESSRAPAPADPLLAAMESQHASRGRRTLEEIRQKRAAERMQQQTPAATASHGDPHGNQRAAAELLARVQQLENGNLELERENQMLMSKEVEKDSLVNRLNDLEKNVVPSLKKALNDISLEKDAAVVAKEDALAQLRSMKKRLREAEEEQYRAEEDSASLRAQLNTLQQQVMSNSYSGYAVGTSSEQTLAMEKEIQDLQAQLKQESLLRQQEQQKLAEETLLRQQDQQRLAEEQSRTTSLAAEKREMEEKIAALTKKSSEEASEFAARKAFSMQDREKLENQLHDMALMVERLEGSRQKLLMEIDSQSLEIENLFEENSVLSTSYQEAMSVTMQWENQVKDCLKQNEELRLHLEKLRIEQANLLKTNNTSVQLDGQSETSIPPELVTENLSLKDELVKEQSRSEGLSAEIMKLSAQLRKAVQAQNNLTRLYRPVLKDIEGNLMKMKQETYATIL